The DNA sequence GGGCATATCGCCCTCGAGCGTGGGGCGCATATGGGCGGATGCAGGGCTGAAGCCGCATATCGTGAAGGGGTTCAAGGTTTCGAACGACCCGATGTTCGAGGCGAAGGTCACCGAGATCGTGGGGCTCTACCTCGACCCGCCGGACCGTGCGGTCGTGCTGTGCGTCGACGAGAAATCCCAGATACAGGCGCTCGACCGGACACAGCCCGGGCTGCCGCTGAAGAAGGGGCGCGCGGCGACCATGACCCACGACTACAAGCGCCATGGCACCACCACCCTCTTCGCCGCGCTGGACGTCAAGTCGGGTCTGGTCATCGGCGACTGCATGCCGCGCCACCGCGCAAAGGAGTTTCTGAACTTCCTCCGCCGGATCGATCGGGCGGTGAAGAAACCTCGCGACATCCACATCGTGCTCGACAACTACGCCACCCACAAGACGCCCGAGGTGCAGGCCTGGCTGGAAAAACATCCGCGCTTCAATCTGCATTTCACGCCCACCAGCGCGTCTTGGTTGAACCTGGTCGAGCGCTTCTTCGCCGAGATCACCGCGAAGCGCATCCGACGGGGCAGTTACTCCAGCGTCGACGATCTCGAGGGCGCCATCTACGACTACCTTCTGCTGCACAACGCAAAGCCGAAACCCTTTGTCTGGAGCAAGACCGCCGATGACATCATCGCCCGCGAATGCCGCGCGCTTGATGCCCTCGATGAAATCAGGGGAAATCGGTAGCAACCGTCTGACTCGGAACACTAGAGGATCGCGGTAGACCGGATATCCTCGGCGGCGAAGTCGATCAATGCGCGGATCTTGCGTGGCAGGGCCCGACCCTCCAGATAGACCGCGCTGACTGGACCGCTGTCGCCTCTGAATTCCTCCAGCAAGGGGAGCAGCGCCCCGGTCTCGATGGTGTCGCGCAAGGCGAACTGCGGAATGTTGGCGATCCCCATGCCGCCGACGGCCAGATCCATGGCCGCGCGCGCCGAGTTGACCTGAAAACGCCCCCGGATCTGAACAACTGTCTCGGTCCCATTTCTTTCGAAGACCCATTTGTGCGGAACCCGCCGGTTGGTGTCCACAACACAGGTATGGTTGGTGAGTTCTTCGGGCGAGTCGGGTTTCCCGTGTGCTCGGATATAGTCCGGGCTCGCCACCAGGAGGCTGCTGAAGGTGCCAAGCCTGAGCGTCTTGAGCGACAGCATGTCGGACCGGCCGATGCGAAACGCCAGATCGATGCCCTCGCTTGCCAAGTCGACGTAGCGATCGTTGAGCCGCAGATCGAGCGTAAGATCCGGGTTCTGCCGGGCAAACCGTGCCAGCATCCCCGTGACGTAAACTTCGCCGAACGTCACGGGAGCCGAGATGCGAATGATGCCGGTCAGCCCGCGCGATCCCTCCGCGACGCTGCCGAGCAGGTCATCGAGATCATCGAGCAGCGCGGGCGCCCGCGCAATCAGGTCCTCGCCCGCCGGCGTCAGCCCCACCTTGCGGGTGGTCCGCTGAAGCAAGCGGGCACCGAGGCGTTGCTCGAGCGCAGCCACATATTTGGAAGTCAGCCGGTTCGACACCCCCAGCTGATGGGCGGCCGCGGTGAACGAGCCCGTCTGCGCGGTGGCCACGAAGGCCCGGAGTTCATCGACGATATCCATGGCAGTTACTTAGTACGCTTTGTAGATAGTCATTCTCCATAGTCGCCATTTCATTGACTAAAGGCAAGGCGTATCTTCCTGACAGATCAAACAGCGCCTGAAGGCGCGCACTGAAAGGAAAGAAGTCATGAAAATCGCAATCATTGGTAACGGCAATGTCGGATCCGGTCTGGCAAATGTCCTGAGCAAAACACAACATGAGGTCGGGACCTTTGGTCGCGCCGACGATATGGCAAACGCCGTGACTGAGGCCGATATCGTTATTCTCGCGACACCCTATGGGGCAGTTGCCGAAATCGCCGACCAGGCAGACTTCAACGGCAAGATCGTCATCGATGTGTCCAACCCCGTCACCGAGGATTTCTCGGCCCTGCAACTCGGTACCACCACGTCGGCCGCCGAGGCGATCGCTGCGCTCGTTCCGGGAGCGTTCGTCGTGAAGGCCTTCAACACGATCTTCGCCCAGCACTATGCGGGGGATCTCAAGCTGGACGGTCAGCCGTTGCAGACCTTTATCGCCGCCGACGACGAGACGGCGCGCGACACCGTGAAAACGCTGGCCGCAGAGGCCGGGTTCGAGCCGATCGATGCCGGCCCCCTGTTCACTGCCCGTCAGTTAGAGCCGCTCGGCTTCCTGAATATCCAGTTCGGCTATGTGCTCGGAAAAGGCACAGAGATCGCGCCGCGCTGGCAGTTTTCCGCCTGACCCAACCTCCCGAACAAAGGAAAAAGACAATGTCCAACGCAAACCATCATAGCCCGCCTCAATCACCGGTGATTCCCGGTGTGGCAAATGCCGATCTGGCAGCCACAATCCTGCGCGTCTCTCTGGGAATACTGTTCATCGCCCATGGCTGGCTGAAACTGGCGATCTTCACGCCGGCTGGAACGGCCGCCTTCTTCGAAAGCCTCGGCTTTCCAGGGGCGCTTGCCTATCTCGTGATGGCCGCCGAGCTCGCTGGCGGCGTGGCGCTGATCCTCGGCGTCTGGACCCGCTGGGTGTCGCTCGCGTTGGTGCCGGTTCTGCTCGGCTCGATCTACGCGCCGCATGGCGCGGCCGGCTTCTTCTTCTCGAATGAAGGCGGCGGCTGGGAGTATCCGGCGCTTTGGGCGATCACACTGGTCGTGCAGGCCCTGCTGGGCGACGGCGCCTATGCGCTCAAGCGCAGCCGGACCTGATCCGATCCGTCCTCATGGTGCGGGGCAATCAGCCCCGCACGCTTCCGCACAGGAGTTTCACGATGACCAATCCAACCGAAAATTTCGACATGAATACCGCGCCGATCCGCATCAATACCGTTCGGCTCAGGGTGCGGGATCTCGATGCCGTTTCGTCCTTCTACCGTGACGTTCTGGGGCTGGTGCCGCTGGCAGAGGCCGGAAGCAGCGTGACACTGGGCACCGAAGAGACGCCGCTGCTGCATCTTGACGGCGACCCGTCGTTACGCCCGCGCGATCCCAGGCAAGCGGGGCTGTTTCACACCGCCTTTCTGTTGCCATCGCGCGGCGAACTTGCCCGCTGGCTTGGCCATGTGACCGAAACGGGCGTGCGGCTGCAGGGCGCATCGGATCACATCGTCAGCGAAGCGATCTATCTAGCCGATCCCGAAGGCAATGGCATCGAGGTCTATGTCGACCGTCCGCCAAGCCAGTGGCGCGATCGCGCGGGTGATATCCGTATGGCGACTGACCCTCTGGACCTTGAGGGCCTGATGCGCGCGGCGCAAGGCCGGACATGGGCCGGATTTCCGAAGGGCGGCATCATCGGCCACGTTCATTTACAGATCGGCGACACGAAAGAGGCGGATCGCTTCTACCGCGACGCCCTCGGCTTCGCCATCGCGGCGACCTATCCGGGCGCGAGCTTCTACGGCAGCGGCGGTTATCACCACCAGTTGGCCGGCAACATCTGGAACAGCCGCAATGCCGGGACGCGGGACCCGTCCGAGGCGGGGCTGAGCGAAATAACCCTCGGCGTCGATCCGACGGCGCGTCAGGCGATCACGCAGCGCCTTGGCGGCGACCGCTTTGCCGATCCTTGGGGCACCGCCTTCGCGCTGGCGCAGTGACGCACTTTGCGAACCTGATAGTAAAAAGGAGACAAGACATGCTTGTGAATGGAAAATGGGTCGAGAACTGGCAGCCTGTGCAGAAGGCCGATGAACAGGGGCGTTTCGTGCGCCAGGTTTCGGAGTTCCGGAACTGGATCACCCCCGATGGGCGTCCCGGCCCCACGGGCGAGGGTGGTTTCGAGGCCGAGGCCGGGCGGTATCGGCTCTATGTCGCGCTGATCTGCCCGTGGGCCTCGCGAACCCTGATCGCACGGCGGCTCAAGGGGCTAGCGGATCTGATCCCCGTCACGGTGGTCAACCCGACGCTGACCGATCAGGGCTGGCGGTTCGGCGGCTATCCGGGCGCGGATGAGGACCCGCTTTACGGATCGAGTTACATGCATGAACTCTATACCCGTGCCGATCCGCATGTTTCGGGCCGCGCCACCGTGCCGGTATTGTGGGACATGAAGCGCGGCGTCATGGTGAACAACGAAAGCGCCGACATCGTGCGCATGTTTGATACCGCCTTCGAAGCGATCGCCCCATCCGATCTGCGTCTCTATCCCGCCGCTTTGGCCGACGAGATCGACGTGCTGAACAGGCAGATTTACGAAAGCCTCAATAACGGGGTCTACAAGGCCGGGTTCGCCTCCAGCCAAGAGGCCTATGACGAGGCCGTCGATGGGGTGTTCGCGATGCTGGACCAATTGGAGACGCGCCTCGGTGACGACCGCCCGTATCTGTTCGGCGACGAGTTGACCGAAACCGATATTCGTGCCTTCGTGACGCTCATCCGGTTCGACGCGGCCTATCACGGATTGTTCAAGACCAACCGTCGGCAAATCGCGGATTACCCGCATCTTTCAGCGCATATGGAACGCGTGCTGCGGCTGCCGGGCGTCGCGGAAACGGTGAACATGGATCACATCACGCGAGGCTATTATTCGATCAAGGCGTTGAATCCGACGGGCATCCGGCCGGCCGGCCCGGCGCATGTCCGGCGTTTGCTTGACGTAGTCGCGGCCGACTGACGGAACCCGCTTGCGCGGCATTGGGATCTGCGCGCAATCGCACAGCCGATGCCACTTCTTCGCCAACAGCGATTTCGCCTCCAAGGGCCATCTTGGATGTATAAGAATAAAGGAGCCTCCATGACGTTCAGACCAGTCGCAGCGACCAGCAAGGCGCAACCCGCACTGGAAGGTGCGGGCGTGCATCTGCAGCGTGTTTTCGGATTCGACGATCCTTCGTTAACCGATCCGTTTCTGATGATGGACGATTTTCGCAACGATGATCCTCGGCTTTATTCCAAGGGGTTCCCTTGGCATCCGCATCGCGGGATCGAAACGATCACCTATGTTCTGGACGGTCAGGTCGAGCATGCCGATTCGCTTGGGAACCGCGGCCTGCTCGGCCCGGGCAGCGTTCAGTGGATGACCGCCGGATCGGGTATCGTGCATCAAGAAATGCCTTCAGGCAACTCCAAGGGTCAGATGCACGGCTTCCAGCTCTGGGCCAACCTGCCCTCTTCGCTCAAGATGACGGCGCCGCGCTACCAAGACATTACCGCCGGAGACATACCTGTCGAGGGCGACGATGACGGCACGGTGGTCAAGGTCATCACCGGCTCGTTCTGGGGCAAGACCGGCCCAGTGGACGGAATCGCAGCCAACCCGATGCTGCTCGGTGTCTCGGTTCCTGCCGGGCGGCGCAAGGTGCTTCCGGTGGACACGCGGGCCAATGCACTGGCCTATGTCTTTGCTGGTTCCGGCACTTTCCGCGATGCCAGCGACCCTGTAGGCATCAAGGTTGAAAAGGAATATCGCGGGACCGAGCTGAACATCCGCGACATGACCGGAAACCGCACGCTGGTCCGTTTCGGATCCGGCGACGAGATCACGGTTCAGGCTGGCGACGAAGGCATCCGTTTCCTGCTGATGACCGGCAGACCGATTCAGGAACCTGTCGCCTGGCATGGCCCCATCGTGATGAACACCCAGAAGGAATTGCGCCAGGCACTCCTCGAACTGAACAACGGCACCTTCATAAAGCACGCGTGAGGATGCCGCCCGATACGAAAAACCAACCAACTGAAAAGGAAAAGACAATGGCACAGCCCAAGATCGCAATTATCTTCTACTCGACCTACGGAACCAACCATGCCGTCGCCTTGGCGGCGGCAGAGGCAGCCCGCGACGCAGGCGCGGATGTCCGCCTTCGCCGCGTTCCCGAGACGGCCCCGAAAGAGGTTGTCGAAACCCAGGACGTCTGGAAAGCGCAACTGGACAAGATGGGCGATATCCCCGAAGCGACGGCCGACGACATGGCATGGGCCGACGGTTATTTCTTCTCGACACCGACCCGTTTCGGCGTGGCCGCCAGCCAGCTTCGGGCCTTCATTGATACGCTGGGCGGGCTCTGGGGTGCCGGCAAGCTGGCCAACAAGACCTTCACGGCCACGACGAGCGCCCAGAATCCGCATGGCGGTCAGGAAGCGACCATTCTTAGCCTGTACACCACTGCAATGCATTGGGGCGCCATCATTGTCGCGCCGGGTTTTACCGATCAGTCGATTTTTGACGCTGGCGGCAACCCCTACGGCTTCTCGACCAACGCCAATGGCTTTGACGATGCTGGGAAGGCGGCAGTGACCCATCAGGCCAGGCGCCTGGTCGAGATGACCGGAAAGATCACCGGCTGATCGAGACGGCAGATCGCGGGCGATATCGCGGCGCAAACCAGCGCGCCCCACCGCCCGCGAAACCGGTCATACGCAGCAAAAATATCAGTTCGTGGGACAAGAAGACTGCTGTTGCGAAGTCGTTAATGTCGTTTTGCACAAATAAGTTCAGCAGTTTTTTACCCTTCGGCAGGATCAACTGCAACCGGCGGGGCCGTCGCGCACCGCCTCGACCCGGATATCGCCGGTCTGCAACACCCGGCTGCGGCTGCGCGCGTAGCGACCTTGCACGTTGGCTGCGAGATCGTCCAGTGAAAGATACTGCTCGTCATCGGGTCGGCTGAATCATTCGGGCGACATCCGCCCGTTCCGCTCGCCCCGGCTGACATCTACCTTATAGCCACCTGCCCTTGTTGGTAGTACAGCGTCCAAGAATTCCACAACACCCATCGGCATTCCTCCGTGATAGGCGCTGGAAGCCACTCTCCCAGCCTTTAACCCGTCGCGAAAGCAACCAACACCTCTTTGACTGTTAACTCCGCAGCTTGATGGAAAATTTTTGCGACGAAACGTGGCTTGCCGAACGCTCACCATGCCAAGCATTCTTTCAGTTGAGATGATGTGATGGTCATTCAACGCGCTCTATTCTAACACGACAATTCCAGTGCGCTTTGACTTATGCTCAGGTTCAACGTGGATGGTGATGCGCGCATCTGGAACCGCTTTGGCGATACCAACCTCAACTCTGTCACAGATCTCGTGGGCGTCGAAAACCGTCATTTCGCTTGGGACCACAAGATGAAATTCTACAAAGGTCGCACTGCCCGCATGACGGGTCCTGAGATCGTGCGCTTCGACCGCTCCGGCCGCTTCGATTGAGATGGCTTCACGTATGCTGGCCAGAATCTCTTCTGGAACCGCCTCATCCATCAGGCCGCTCAGCGACTCTTTCACGACGCGAGAACCAGACCATATGATATTGATCGCAACCAATGCAGCCATAAGCGGGTCAAGGACCCACCATCCGGTAGCAAGTGCAAGAAGAACTCCCATCGCGACGCCTGCGGACGTAAAGACATCGGTCCATAGATGCCTCCCATCGGCGACCAACGCTGGAGATTTCAGTAGACGCCCTCTTCGAACCAGCACGAAGGCCCACATCGCATTGAGCATCGTGGCCGTTCCGTTCACCAGAAGGCCCTCTATCGGAGCGCCAAGCGCGCGAGGGCTTAGGAAGCCTTCGTACGCCTCCCGCAGGATGAATATCGCCGCTACGATGATCATCACCCCCTCTAGGACGGCGCTGAAGAACTCAGCCTTGTGGTGACCAAAGGGATGATTTGCGTCCGGCGGTCGCGCCGCGATCCGTATCGCAACGAGCGCGGCGAACGCAGTTGCGAGGTTCACAGTGCTTTCGAGCGCGTCCGAGAGCAACGCCACGGAGCCTGTCATCAGCCATGCCAGTGTCTTTAACGCTAGAACAATGCTCCCAACGACAAGACTTCCAAAAGCAAGTTTGAGCGCAGAATGCATTTTTGCTCCGATATAAAGGCATTTGAATTACAGGTCGGCAATGAACTATTCAACCTATTGAATTTGCCAATGATAATGCCTCTCACTCCGAACAGGAAGCACACCGGTCGCTAAATCAACCAACACCTCTCTGACTCTCAAACGCAGGCCGAGGTCGAAGTACCGCCTGTTGGCAAGCAGCCCGGCGCAGGCACAGTGACACCGGGTGCTGACCTAACTGTTCGGGCGAGACTTCAAGCTGGCCATCGCATCAAGGAAGGCCTGATCCAGCACCGGATCGTCCCATCTGCCAGCGACGGCCATCCAGCGATCAAGGTCCTCCCGGAAACCCGGATCATCGCTCTTGATGTGAAACGTGAACAGGCGGTTGACGATGTCCCGCATCAGGCTTGCCATCTGGGCGTCGTCGATATGGGCGGCCTCAAGCCATGGTATTTCGCGGCCCTCCGCATCGATCACGAGGACATCGGAATAATCCCCCGTCTTGGTTGTTGGCACCGTGCCTGCGTGCAGGTCTTCGAGGCGCGAATTGCGGATGCAGATCATGGCCATGATCTTCGCAAGATTGGCCGCGATGCGGTCTTCGTCAGCGGGTTTCATGGTCAAATCCTCATGTGGTAGATAAATATCGACTGTCGGCTTGTGTGACACAAGGACAGGATCATTCGTTGAGATAAGCCGTCCAATTTTGCCGCGCATGCACAATACGCAGCACGCTTACCCAGCTGGCTTCGATCCGATAGATGATGAGATGGGACCCTGAGCGGTACACCCGCACCGGTGGGCGAATTTCGAGCCGTTCGCGCGCGATTTCCGGGTGTCGGACCAGCAGGGACATATCGCTGGCAATCGCGAGGATGTAGGTTTCGGCCTGGCCAACAGACCAGATGCGCACGGTATAATCCCAGATCGCGTCCAGATCGCTCAAAGCTGCGGGGGACAGCCTGTATTCAGTGACCGGTGGTGTCGGCATTATGTTCTCGCTTGCCGGCAAGAAATGCTTCGACATCCAAATGCCTTGCGGGACCACTGGCGATGCCCTCATCGACGAG is a window from the Roseovarius pelagicus genome containing:
- a CDS encoding pirin family protein — protein: MTFRPVAATSKAQPALEGAGVHLQRVFGFDDPSLTDPFLMMDDFRNDDPRLYSKGFPWHPHRGIETITYVLDGQVEHADSLGNRGLLGPGSVQWMTAGSGIVHQEMPSGNSKGQMHGFQLWANLPSSLKMTAPRYQDITAGDIPVEGDDDGTVVKVITGSFWGKTGPVDGIAANPMLLGVSVPAGRRKVLPVDTRANALAYVFAGSGTFRDASDPVGIKVEKEYRGTELNIRDMTGNRTLVRFGSGDEITVQAGDEGIRFLLMTGRPIQEPVAWHGPIVMNTQKELRQALLELNNGTFIKHA
- the wrbA gene encoding NAD(P)H:quinone oxidoreductase: MAQPKIAIIFYSTYGTNHAVALAAAEAARDAGADVRLRRVPETAPKEVVETQDVWKAQLDKMGDIPEATADDMAWADGYFFSTPTRFGVAASQLRAFIDTLGGLWGAGKLANKTFTATTSAQNPHGGQEATILSLYTTAMHWGAIIVAPGFTDQSIFDAGGNPYGFSTNANGFDDAGKAAVTHQARRLVEMTGKITG
- a CDS encoding NADPH-dependent F420 reductase; protein product: MKIAIIGNGNVGSGLANVLSKTQHEVGTFGRADDMANAVTEADIVILATPYGAVAEIADQADFNGKIVIDVSNPVTEDFSALQLGTTTSAAEAIAALVPGAFVVKAFNTIFAQHYAGDLKLDGQPLQTFIAADDETARDTVKTLAAEAGFEPIDAGPLFTARQLEPLGFLNIQFGYVLGKGTEIAPRWQFSA
- a CDS encoding VOC family protein; this translates as MTNPTENFDMNTAPIRINTVRLRVRDLDAVSSFYRDVLGLVPLAEAGSSVTLGTEETPLLHLDGDPSLRPRDPRQAGLFHTAFLLPSRGELARWLGHVTETGVRLQGASDHIVSEAIYLADPEGNGIEVYVDRPPSQWRDRAGDIRMATDPLDLEGLMRAAQGRTWAGFPKGGIIGHVHLQIGDTKEADRFYRDALGFAIAATYPGASFYGSGGYHHQLAGNIWNSRNAGTRDPSEAGLSEITLGVDPTARQAITQRLGGDRFADPWGTAFALAQ
- a CDS encoding cation diffusion facilitator family transporter; the protein is MHSALKLAFGSLVVGSIVLALKTLAWLMTGSVALLSDALESTVNLATAFAALVAIRIAARPPDANHPFGHHKAEFFSAVLEGVMIIVAAIFILREAYEGFLSPRALGAPIEGLLVNGTATMLNAMWAFVLVRRGRLLKSPALVADGRHLWTDVFTSAGVAMGVLLALATGWWVLDPLMAALVAINIIWSGSRVVKESLSGLMDEAVPEEILASIREAISIEAAGAVEAHDLRTRHAGSATFVEFHLVVPSEMTVFDAHEICDRVEVGIAKAVPDARITIHVEPEHKSKRTGIVVLE
- a CDS encoding glutathione S-transferase family protein; protein product: MLVNGKWVENWQPVQKADEQGRFVRQVSEFRNWITPDGRPGPTGEGGFEAEAGRYRLYVALICPWASRTLIARRLKGLADLIPVTVVNPTLTDQGWRFGGYPGADEDPLYGSSYMHELYTRADPHVSGRATVPVLWDMKRGVMVNNESADIVRMFDTAFEAIAPSDLRLYPAALADEIDVLNRQIYESLNNGVYKAGFASSQEAYDEAVDGVFAMLDQLETRLGDDRPYLFGDELTETDIRAFVTLIRFDAAYHGLFKTNRRQIADYPHLSAHMERVLRLPGVAETVNMDHITRGYYSIKALNPTGIRPAGPAHVRRLLDVVAAD
- a CDS encoding LysR family transcriptional regulator, coding for MDIVDELRAFVATAQTGSFTAAAHQLGVSNRLTSKYVAALEQRLGARLLQRTTRKVGLTPAGEDLIARAPALLDDLDDLLGSVAEGSRGLTGIIRISAPVTFGEVYVTGMLARFARQNPDLTLDLRLNDRYVDLASEGIDLAFRIGRSDMLSLKTLRLGTFSSLLVASPDYIRAHGKPDSPEELTNHTCVVDTNRRVPHKWVFERNGTETVVQIRGRFQVNSARAAMDLAVGGMGIANIPQFALRDTIETGALLPLLEEFRGDSGPVSAVYLEGRALPRKIRALIDFAAEDIRSTAIL
- a CDS encoding DoxX family protein gives rise to the protein MSNANHHSPPQSPVIPGVANADLAATILRVSLGILFIAHGWLKLAIFTPAGTAAFFESLGFPGALAYLVMAAELAGGVALILGVWTRWVSLALVPVLLGSIYAPHGAAGFFFSNEGGGWEYPALWAITLVVQALLGDGAYALKRSRT
- a CDS encoding IS630 family transposase yields the protein MRRSDICLYLGPADRAEIQALLSNRNTPRKLAWRAEIVLVTADGQGTVEIMRRTGMSKPTVWRWQERYLDEGVLGLKRDKTRPSRVPPLPREVRLKVIAKTVQETPANATHWSRATMAEAVGISPSSVGRIWADAGLKPHIVKGFKVSNDPMFEAKVTEIVGLYLDPPDRAVVLCVDEKSQIQALDRTQPGLPLKKGRAATMTHDYKRHGTTTLFAALDVKSGLVIGDCMPRHRAKEFLNFLRRIDRAVKKPRDIHIVLDNYATHKTPEVQAWLEKHPRFNLHFTPTSASWLNLVERFFAEITAKRIRRGSYSSVDDLEGAIYDYLLLHNAKPKPFVWSKTADDIIARECRALDALDEIRGNR
- a CDS encoding type II toxin-antitoxin system RelE/ParE family toxin is translated as MPTPPVTEYRLSPAALSDLDAIWDYTVRIWSVGQAETYILAIASDMSLLVRHPEIARERLEIRPPVRVYRSGSHLIIYRIEASWVSVLRIVHARQNWTAYLNE